From the genome of Hemiscyllium ocellatum isolate sHemOce1 chromosome 11, sHemOce1.pat.X.cur, whole genome shotgun sequence:
CTTCCTTTAATGGTGTAAATAATAATCCTGCGAAAAGAGTTGGATAGGAAGAAATAAATGACTGGATCAAGACAGCTGTTTAGGGCGGACAGGCACAGAACCAGTTCATTGGCCATATGTAGAAACTGCTTAGCGTGACAGCTGGAGATGATCCCCATCTGTGAGAGGATATAAGGGACTCGAACAATGTGATAAGGTATGAAACACACAATGTAGATTGCGAGTACAATGAAGGTCTTTATAATGGCTCTGGTGCTCACTTTCTTGATCTGCTGCTTTTTCTTCCCTTCAGAAATGTTGTAGAGTTTGACTGCAATCTTGGCATAGGATACCAGGAATAGCAAGGAGAGAATAAAAATAAACATGACAGCTGTTAGATTCATTACACCCGCAGTCACACTCTGGTCCTTATAGTGgaagcattttgtttcatttgactTTAAGCTGCTGACCACAACAAAGGGCAGCATGAATACGATGATAGTCAGCCACACAGCCCTGGATATGCCCGAGCTCCATTTCACACTGTGGACTCTAAACTTACGGAGAGGTTTTGTGATCTTTAAGTAACGGTCCAGGCTGATCAATCCGAGGAATAAAATGCTGGCATACATGTTGATGTAGAAAAATGTCCCGATGATCTTACAGAAGTAGCACCTAACCATCCACTTGTACTCTCCAAAATGGTAGGCGATCCTGAATGGAAGGCAGAGTAACAACAAGAGGTCAGCCATAGCCAGATGCTTCATGTAAATAGAAATAGATGTTGGCTTCCTCTGGTTGAAGAGAAATATCCATAAGGCCAGTATATTACCAAGGAGCCCGATGACACAGATAACAATGTAGAAAATAGGCAGACCCACTGCGAGGAAACCGTCTTCAATAGTGCAGTTTGTGTCCTTCGATAGTCCAAAGACATCTATTATTGGCTGGGAAACATTGGCATAGGGAGATTGTGCAGATGACAAATCAGCCATGGTTCCAACCTAAACCATGGAAAGAAAAGAACACGTTAGTGCTGAATTGTAATGAAAACCATTCCAGTAGTTTCTAAGAGCTTTAAGGCAAGCTTGTTCCCATCATGCCAAGAGTGGGATgtttttgtgtgcaattctgagtCATAATTTTGAACCTTTGTGGGATAGACCAATCTATCACTCTGCTAACGTTTTTATTCAGATATTAACATTTCCTTTAAAAAGGAACTCTGAATGATTTGGTACTCACCATCAAAGATTTTTTTGTCTGATTAATAAGAACCCAAGTTTCAGCAACAAATGACTCAAGAAGGATAAAAACATTGTTAAATGCCCCATTAATAAACCATGTAACTCTTTTGGGCAGTGGTTATATTTGAAATCAATTTATGTTGCCACATTTAGCTTTTTTGAGAGGTTGAACTGATTTTACTCACCATTACAAACTAAAAAGTGCCCAAATAAAGTCTTCCACCTGTATTAAATCTTTCTTGCAAATAATGATatagaatttgttttttttattgataACTTTTTTGTATGTTATTTCTGTCTCCCCACCTGCCTGACATAAGACGTCTTGCCCAGGCAAACAGCTAATTCTTGTGCCAAGTTTGTGGCAGTCAATGAACACATGAAAGCTGACCATCAATCCTTTAAACTCAGTATTAGTCAGCAAAGTACTCTATCACAGCGCCATTACACAATTGGGGGTATATTTGTTTGGTTGTAGAAAGCACCAAACAAACCATGGGTTTGCTGCAAAAAAAGTAAGTAAAATAAATTCTAAAATTATCAAAAAAAGACAGAATTTAGAAATTTCCTAAAAACATTTTTGTGCGTTGAAACTAAGTTGAAACTCTTTAGTATTTCAAAAAACAACTTGACTACTACTGATGAAAATTATTTTTagagaaagaaaccaaacatgCTTTCAAAAGGAGGAACCCACATTACTAACTTAGTTCAATGGATTTTCTGAAGTTACAAAGCAGAAATGATGTGAAAGTCCTATCACATGCTGTATGTCAATTTCCAAAAGTCTTTTGACAAAGTTGTACAGGAACAGATATTGGCAATCTTAAAGTTGTGGAATTTCAGGGTAAATTTTAGTAATGGATAAGAAATGAATTTACGAATGGAGCCCAGTACTACTGGTTAGAGGAGTTATTTGAGTTGGGGATAAGTTTTGGATAGATTGTCTCAGGTCTCAGCATTGGACCAACAACTGTCTCCCATTTACACTCATGACATAGATTCAGAAAAATCaatgtaaatttgcagattatacCAAACTGAGAGATGGATGAAATTGAAAGATGCAGCTAAACAAAAAGAATGAATTGATCTGAATGTTTAATGCAGTCAAGTAATGCCAATACGCAAATTGTACGAATGATTTTAAGAAATGTAAAGTCAAAAGATTTGTAAATATCTTTGTAGATTTGATACTATTATGCACAATAAAACTTCCAAGCAAATGAATACAAAACAATTAGACAAAACTGTACTGTGCTCTGGTCGGACTGCATCTTTGACTATTGCTATCAGTTCTGGCTGCCAAGAAATAAGAGAGGAATATTTGTGCTAAAGGCAATAGTAAATCCTATTGTCAGCAGTTTGAGGTATATGAACTGGAAAGACAAAGGCTTTGAGTTGGAGTGTGCCCAGACACGGGTTGGAAGTCTGCACAAGGATTTCTATCTTCAAAAAATGAATTTGAATATTACTGAAAAAAGACATGTTTTATAGAAGTTTCTCATCTTGCACTCACCCGGACAATTTGTGAGAATAGAAATTTAAGGTGAAAACTAACACTCAGACTGTATGAGAGGAAAGTGTTGAGTGTTTAGAAAATGGACTATGATTGGTAgaagtgttgccatggagaatgcaacaAGTTAATGGTTACTGACAGTTATTTGTCAGATTTTGTCTAAATCTTAGATTTAAACAAAGCCTGAAAATTAATTCACAATCATTAAGTCCtgtattctccatggcaatgagtCAACCAGAGTCCACTTTTCAAACaagcagcaagtgttttcttaCTGTTGTTTTCCCGCTAAATTGATACTCTCGCAAATTTtcctgagtgcaagatgaaaagcttcaataaaattgcatctttttcagcaatacccAAGCTATGTACTAGCAAACCAGAAAAATTGATATATCTGACACATACCTTATGTCAAATCTCAAACCTCAGTATCATCAAATATCTGATGGACCTCCACTGGCACAGCTTCTTTATCTTTTGATAAATTATTCAGCAACGTGTTTATTTAGATAAGTGAAATGAG
Proteins encoded in this window:
- the LOC132820231 gene encoding probable G-protein coupled receptor 34, whose amino-acid sequence is MCQTFIDTEEGNSTDQVGTMADLSSAQSPYANVSQPIIDVFGLSKDTNCTIEDGFLAVGLPIFYIVICVIGLLGNILALWIFLFNQRKPTSISIYMKHLAMADLLLLLCLPFRIAYHFGEYKWMVRCYFCKIIGTFFYINMYASILFLGLISLDRYLKITKPLRKFRVHSVKWSSGISRAVWLTIIVFMLPFVVVSSLKSNETKCFHYKDQSVTAGVMNLTAVMFIFILSLLFLVSYAKIAVKLYNISEGKKKQQIKKVSTRAIIKTFIVLAIYIVCFIPYHIVRVPYILSQMGIISSCHAKQFLHMANELVLCLSALNSCLDPVIYFFLSNSFRRIIIYTIKGRFSKTFPKTNGTRSSFKSITDI